Proteins encoded together in one Chitinophaga lutea window:
- a CDS encoding PadR family transcriptional regulator: MENKQNAYFITRWQSQIKKGLFEYIIMLLLQKKERYGYELISEIKKLADMDIAEGTIYPLLSRLKKEKLVDSRWVEMDEGVPRKYYKLTEQGNTYLETMYQYLGELMQAITDLKNV, encoded by the coding sequence ATGGAGAATAAGCAAAATGCCTATTTCATCACGCGCTGGCAATCCCAGATCAAAAAAGGACTGTTTGAGTATATTATTATGCTGCTGCTCCAGAAAAAGGAGCGGTACGGGTACGAACTGATCAGTGAAATCAAGAAGCTGGCCGATATGGATATTGCGGAAGGCACGATCTATCCGTTGCTGAGCCGCCTCAAAAAGGAGAAGCTCGTCGACTCCCGATGGGTGGAGATGGACGAGGGGGTGCCGCGGAAGTATTATAAACTGACCGAACAGGGCAATACCTACCTCGAAACCATGTACCAGTACCTCGGCGAGCTGATGCAGGCCATCACCGATCTCAAGAACGTTTAA
- a CDS encoding glycoside hydrolase family 125 protein has product MSRRKFLQQSAVLSSALLFRPALGWAANSGFPVVRIPAAQRKFRSEAVEKAIAAVKAKSGNAELAWLFENCFPNTLDTTVEYETTNGRPDTYVITGDIDAMWLRDSTAQVSPYLQLVQEDKELQHLIAGVINHQVKCILKDPYANAFYKDENKQGEWKTDLTDMKPGIHERKWEIDSLCYPIRLAYQYWKKTGDTAPFDDTWKSSIALTLKTFKEQQRKNGPGPYHFQRNTSWATDGVPLSGYGYPVKPVGLICSTFRPSDDATIFSFLIPSNFFAVVSLKQAAEMVQALHKDAALAGECRALAAEVEKALQQYAIVTHPQFGKVYAFEVNGYGSFNIMDDANVPSLLSLPYLGAIKPNDPVYINTRKLILSSENPFFFSGKAGKGIGSPHTGLDRIWPISLVMQGLTSNSDAEISHCLQTLQKCHAGKGFMHESFHKDDPAKFTRAWFAWANTIFGELIWKVYKERPHLLK; this is encoded by the coding sequence ATGAGCCGTAGAAAATTCCTCCAGCAGTCTGCTGTCCTCTCTTCCGCACTCCTGTTCCGCCCCGCGCTCGGCTGGGCCGCCAATTCCGGTTTTCCTGTTGTGCGCATCCCCGCGGCGCAGCGCAAGTTCCGCAGCGAGGCGGTGGAAAAGGCCATCGCAGCGGTAAAAGCCAAAAGCGGCAATGCCGAACTGGCCTGGCTGTTCGAAAACTGTTTCCCGAACACGCTCGATACCACCGTGGAATATGAAACGACAAACGGCCGGCCGGATACCTACGTGATTACCGGCGATATTGACGCCATGTGGCTGCGCGACAGTACGGCCCAGGTGTCGCCATACCTCCAGCTGGTGCAGGAAGACAAGGAACTGCAGCACCTCATCGCCGGTGTGATCAACCACCAGGTGAAGTGCATCCTCAAGGATCCCTACGCCAACGCATTCTATAAAGACGAAAACAAACAGGGTGAGTGGAAAACCGACCTGACCGATATGAAACCCGGTATTCACGAGCGGAAATGGGAGATCGATTCCCTCTGTTACCCCATCCGCCTGGCTTACCAGTACTGGAAAAAAACAGGCGATACCGCGCCCTTCGACGATACCTGGAAATCATCCATCGCGCTGACGCTGAAAACTTTTAAAGAGCAGCAGCGGAAAAACGGTCCCGGCCCGTACCACTTCCAGCGGAACACCTCCTGGGCTACCGACGGTGTGCCGCTCAGCGGGTACGGTTATCCCGTAAAACCCGTGGGCCTCATCTGTTCCACATTCCGCCCAAGCGACGACGCTACCATTTTCAGTTTCCTGATCCCTTCCAATTTCTTTGCCGTAGTGAGCCTCAAACAGGCCGCTGAAATGGTGCAGGCGCTGCATAAAGATGCCGCACTGGCCGGAGAATGCAGGGCGCTCGCCGCGGAAGTGGAAAAAGCGCTGCAGCAATACGCCATCGTAACGCACCCGCAGTTCGGCAAGGTGTATGCCTTCGAGGTGAACGGCTACGGCAGCTTCAATATCATGGACGACGCCAACGTGCCCAGCCTGCTGTCGCTCCCATACCTGGGCGCCATCAAACCCAACGATCCCGTTTATATCAATACCCGCAAGCTTATCCTCTCTTCCGAGAATCCCTTCTTCTTTTCCGGGAAAGCAGGCAAGGGCATCGGCAGCCCGCATACCGGTCTCGACCGCATCTGGCCCATCAGCCTCGTGATGCAGGGCCTTACCAGCAACAGCGACGCGGAAATCAGCCACTGTCTGCAAACGCTGCAGAAATGCCATGCCGGTAAGGGATTCATGCACGAGTCATTTCATAAAGACGACCCGGCGAAGTTCACTCGCGCCTGGTTCGCCTGGGCCAACACCATTTTCGGGGAGCTCATCTGGAAAGTATATAAGGAAAGGCCGCATTTGCTCAAATAA
- a CDS encoding sialidase family protein produces MKSMFNSMKKLFGAMACLLAAFSASAQVTVFESGREGYKSFRIPAIISLPNGELLAFAEGRVENASDFGDIDIVMKRSTDKGNTWSPLQVVAENKNMQAGNPAPVLDLTDPAHPGGRVFLFYNTGTNHESEVRKGTGLREALYVTSADGGKTWSGPVNITKQVHRPKQLGFPEDWRCFFNTPGHAMQFTSGQYRGRIFVATNHSAGDPQPKHREYQAGGYYTDDHGKTFHISSSVDIPGSNEAIATEISRGRLMMNVRNQQGNIKARIVALSSDGGARWDTAYFDMNLPDPVCQGSILTVGSHKGKAIVAFSNAADTSKRDNLTLRISTNDGLTWKRSYKIDQTGVAGNAAYSDLVMLSKREIGVLYEKNKYQQIIFTKVKWKK; encoded by the coding sequence ATGAAAAGTATGTTTAACAGCATGAAAAAATTATTCGGCGCGATGGCCTGCTTACTGGCGGCATTCAGCGCATCTGCGCAGGTAACGGTGTTTGAATCGGGCAGGGAAGGGTACAAGTCCTTCCGCATTCCCGCCATTATCAGTCTCCCCAACGGCGAACTGCTCGCTTTCGCCGAAGGCCGCGTGGAAAACGCCAGCGACTTCGGGGACATCGATATCGTGATGAAACGTAGCACAGACAAAGGCAACACCTGGAGCCCGCTGCAGGTGGTGGCCGAAAATAAAAATATGCAGGCTGGCAATCCGGCCCCCGTGCTGGACCTGACAGACCCGGCGCATCCCGGTGGCAGGGTATTTCTCTTTTACAATACCGGCACCAACCATGAAAGTGAAGTGCGGAAGGGGACGGGGCTCCGCGAAGCGCTTTATGTTACTTCCGCCGACGGCGGTAAAACCTGGAGCGGACCGGTAAACATCACCAAACAGGTGCACCGCCCCAAACAGCTGGGTTTTCCGGAAGACTGGCGTTGTTTCTTCAACACACCCGGCCACGCCATGCAGTTCACCAGCGGGCAATACCGCGGCCGCATTTTTGTGGCCACCAACCACTCCGCCGGCGACCCGCAGCCGAAGCACCGCGAATACCAGGCCGGCGGGTACTATACGGATGATCATGGCAAAACCTTTCATATCAGCAGCAGCGTTGATATTCCCGGCAGCAACGAGGCTATTGCCACCGAAATCAGCCGCGGACGCCTCATGATGAACGTGCGCAACCAGCAGGGAAACATCAAGGCCCGCATCGTGGCCCTCAGCAGCGATGGCGGCGCCCGCTGGGATACCGCCTATTTCGACATGAACCTGCCGGACCCCGTGTGCCAGGGCAGTATCCTGACCGTGGGCAGCCACAAAGGCAAAGCCATCGTGGCATTCAGCAACGCTGCGGATACCTCCAAGCGCGATAACCTCACCCTGCGTATCAGCACCAACGACGGCCTCACCTGGAAAAGGAGTTATAAGATCGACCAGACGGGCGTTGCCGGCAACGCCGCGTATTCCGACCTGGTGATGCTGTCAAAAAGGGAAATAGGCGTGCTGTACGAAAAGAACAAGTACCAGCAGATCATTTTCACGAAAGTGAAGTGGAAAAAATAG
- a CDS encoding sodium:solute symporter family transporter has translation MKSGAQHTASDVFFNWTETTALPDADGLAGSYAGVSNGALIMAGGTNFPGNKRPWTEGVKTWYDTIWVLEKEGGSWKAAGKLPRPMGYGVSLTVGNGLLCIGGGDATANYKDVFLLTYTNGKVTTENLPALPAPVINACGVLFNGTVYVAGGIPSPTGGTTNNFWSLSLQGGAKEWQQLPALPGAGRMLAMAGAMDGKVYVFGGVELQQGLRKYLKDAWAYQPGQGWKRIADLPYPLAAAPTPAYPAGQSHLLLFGGDDGANATRVAELKDAHPGFSNNVLAYNTLTDAWSIMGAMPADTKPDAVENPHGSVYAPVTTPLVIWNNKVILPGGEARPAVRSKKVLVASPQQPGGRFGTWDWSVIAIYFLLVIAISVVVSRKMGDSTSDFFLGGQKIPWWAAGLSIFGSKLSALTFIAIPAKAYATDWVYILNNLMIIVVAPIVTMFYLPYFRKLKLTSVYEYLQIRFDTRVKLLGSLTFVLFQLSRLGVVIYLPALVLSTVTGTNIFACILLTTIVTTAYSVLGGIEAVVWTEVMQVFVLLGGALVSFFFMAYNTDGGLSGLVQEAWQNDKLKVANLGWSISQPVLWVVLVGAFLTNLVTYTSDQVVVQRYLTTSTEKEARRSIYTNALMVIPATFIFFGVGTALWYFFRHHPGSLNPHGRTDDVFPWFISQQLPAGLSGLVIAGLFAATMSTISSSMNSIATVLTTDFYKTFRKTATDQQSLRFAKIVTVFLGIIGCGIAMYLVYLQNASIWDQYLKIIGLFGGCLAGMFAAGIFFPRINSRGVFAGFIASSIVLYFVQQSSAISFFLYPLFAVVGCVLMGYLFSLIFPDKQRQLVVESRA, from the coding sequence ATGAAATCAGGCGCTCAACATACAGCCAGCGACGTTTTTTTTAACTGGACGGAAACCACCGCACTGCCCGATGCAGACGGGCTGGCCGGCAGTTACGCCGGCGTCAGCAACGGTGCGCTCATCATGGCGGGCGGCACCAACTTCCCCGGCAACAAAAGACCCTGGACCGAAGGCGTAAAAACCTGGTACGATACCATCTGGGTGCTGGAAAAAGAAGGCGGCAGCTGGAAAGCGGCCGGCAAACTCCCGCGCCCCATGGGTTATGGCGTATCGCTGACGGTGGGTAATGGCCTGCTCTGTATCGGTGGCGGCGACGCCACGGCGAACTACAAAGATGTTTTCCTGCTCACGTATACAAACGGAAAAGTCACCACGGAAAACCTGCCGGCACTGCCTGCTCCGGTGATCAATGCCTGCGGCGTATTGTTCAATGGTACGGTGTATGTAGCCGGCGGCATTCCCTCACCCACAGGCGGCACCACGAATAATTTCTGGAGCCTCTCGCTGCAGGGCGGTGCGAAAGAATGGCAGCAATTGCCTGCTCTGCCCGGCGCCGGCAGGATGCTGGCGATGGCCGGTGCCATGGACGGGAAAGTGTATGTTTTCGGCGGCGTGGAACTGCAACAGGGGCTACGCAAATACCTCAAAGATGCCTGGGCCTATCAGCCCGGGCAGGGCTGGAAACGCATCGCCGACCTCCCTTACCCGCTGGCCGCGGCACCAACGCCTGCTTACCCCGCGGGGCAGTCGCACCTGCTGTTATTCGGCGGCGACGATGGCGCCAATGCCACGCGCGTAGCGGAACTGAAGGATGCGCATCCGGGCTTCAGCAATAACGTACTGGCTTATAACACACTCACCGATGCATGGTCCATCATGGGGGCCATGCCGGCCGATACCAAACCCGACGCGGTGGAAAATCCGCACGGCAGCGTATATGCGCCGGTGACTACGCCGCTGGTGATCTGGAACAATAAAGTGATACTGCCAGGCGGTGAAGCCCGCCCGGCCGTGCGCAGCAAAAAAGTACTGGTGGCCTCACCGCAACAGCCGGGTGGCCGCTTCGGTACCTGGGACTGGTCGGTGATCGCGATCTATTTCCTGCTGGTGATCGCTATCAGCGTAGTGGTGTCGCGGAAGATGGGCGACAGTACCAGCGATTTCTTTCTCGGTGGACAAAAAATCCCCTGGTGGGCAGCCGGCCTGAGCATATTCGGCTCCAAACTGAGCGCGCTCACGTTCATCGCCATTCCCGCGAAAGCCTATGCCACCGACTGGGTGTACATCCTCAATAACCTGATGATCATCGTGGTGGCGCCCATCGTCACCATGTTTTACCTGCCGTATTTCCGCAAGCTGAAACTCACCAGTGTGTACGAATACCTGCAGATACGGTTCGATACGAGAGTGAAACTGCTCGGCAGCCTGACGTTCGTATTGTTCCAGCTGAGCCGCCTCGGCGTGGTGATTTACCTGCCCGCGCTGGTACTGAGCACGGTAACGGGCACGAATATATTCGCCTGCATTTTACTCACCACGATCGTAACCACCGCGTACAGCGTACTGGGCGGTATCGAGGCCGTGGTATGGACGGAAGTGATGCAGGTGTTCGTGCTGCTGGGCGGCGCTTTGGTGAGCTTTTTCTTCATGGCTTACAATACGGACGGCGGTTTGTCCGGCCTGGTGCAGGAAGCCTGGCAGAACGATAAACTGAAAGTGGCGAACCTCGGCTGGAGCATTTCGCAGCCGGTGCTATGGGTGGTGCTCGTCGGTGCGTTCCTCACCAACCTCGTGACCTACACGTCTGACCAGGTGGTGGTGCAGCGTTACCTCACCACCTCTACGGAAAAGGAGGCGCGCAGGTCGATCTACACCAATGCTCTCATGGTGATTCCTGCCACGTTTATTTTCTTCGGCGTGGGAACGGCGTTGTGGTATTTCTTCCGCCATCATCCCGGTTCATTGAACCCGCACGGGCGTACAGACGATGTGTTCCCCTGGTTCATTTCGCAGCAGCTGCCGGCGGGGTTGAGCGGGCTGGTGATTGCAGGGTTGTTTGCGGCCACCATGTCTACCATCAGTTCCAGCATGAACTCCATCGCTACGGTGCTCACTACCGACTTTTATAAGACTTTCCGCAAAACGGCCACCGATCAGCAAAGCCTTCGCTTCGCGAAAATCGTTACCGTGTTCCTCGGCATTATCGGCTGTGGTATTGCCATGTACCTCGTGTACCTGCAAAATGCGTCGATCTGGGATCAGTACCTGAAAATCATCGGGCTCTTCGGCGGTTGCCTGGCCGGGATGTTCGCAGCTGGTATCTTCTTCCCGCGCATCAACAGCCGCGGTGTGTTTGCCGGTTTTATCGCCAGCAGCATCGTGCTATACTTCGTGCAGCAGTCGAGCGCCATCAGCTTTTTCCTGTATCCCCTGTTTGCCGTAGTGGGTTGTGTGTTGATGGGATACCTGTTCAGCCTGATATTTCCCGATAAGCAAAGGCAGCTGGTAGTAGAGTCGCGGGCGTAG